Proteins encoded in a region of the Dorea longicatena genome:
- a CDS encoding HPr family phosphocarrier protein — translation MVKMNVKFETPEQLVEFSRMCQKVEADTLIEDTVHKLIIDGKSVMGMMTVTLNQRLIFVVDGSDEKEVLSTFEKYRTEDMVQKQNLG, via the coding sequence ATGGTAAAAATGAATGTAAAATTTGAAACACCGGAACAGCTTGTAGAATTTTCAAGAATGTGTCAGAAAGTAGAGGCTGATACTCTGATTGAAGATACTGTACATAAACTTATCATTGATGGAAAATCAGTTATGGGAATGATGACAGTTACATTGAATCAGAGGCTGATCTTTGTAGTAGATGGTTCTGATGAGAAAGAGGTACTTTCTACATTTGAAAAATATCGTACGGAAGATATGGTACAGAAGCAGAATCTGGGTTAA